Proteins found in one Zea mays cultivar B73 chromosome 1, Zm-B73-REFERENCE-NAM-5.0, whole genome shotgun sequence genomic segment:
- the LOC103640568 gene encoding uncharacterized protein, whose translation MGWGRGAGSQTVWDWMLRTRPVSDGSATDRIGGRAIFGYAAAALVRPLRVSSSDHHPNASLSAGEVRPAARLRQQRGTAALPRGARGGSHATQRTERRAVEPYGRDGPLGGICAVRYRRDGSDPHRARGGAMAAGSTGWPWRF comes from the coding sequence ATGGGATGGGGGAGGGGCGCAGGTAGCCAGACGGTGTGGGACTGGATGCTGAGAACGCGGCCGGTGTCGGACGGCAGCGCGACGGACAGGATCGGCGGCCGCGCCATCTTCGGgtacgccgccgccgccctcgtcCGGCCCCTCCGCGTCAGCAGCAGCGACCACCACCCAAACGCCTCCCTGTCGGCAGGTGAGGTCAGGCCTGCTGCGCGGCTGCGCCAGCAGCGGGGCACGGCGGCCCTCCCACGAGGCGCGCGCGGCGGCAGTCATGCGACGCAACGCACGGAGCGGCGGGCGGTGGAACCGTACGGTCGGGACGGACCGCTTGGCGGGATCTGTGCCGTGCGTTACAGAAGGGACGGATCCGATCCTCACCGTGCTCGTGGGGGCGCCATGGCGGCGGGCTCGACGGGATGGCCTTGGAGATTTTAG